Within Planococcus citri chromosome 2, ihPlaCitr1.1, whole genome shotgun sequence, the genomic segment aaaccgtaataaaatatttaaaaatgaacaaagcacccaaatttttgtaaaatgggaTATATTTCAAACCCCTTCTACTTCCTCCCAACAAATCATAGGTCACAGTTCTGCGTTCCTTTCGTAAACAGActttccatttcaatttttcagtcaacaaatttttaaataggctGTAGTgagatcaaaattattttctgaggGTCTcttatttgggggggggattttgGATCGAAGAAGTCGATAGAAAgtcaaaatatacaaaaattaccgaattagtcattttgaaaattttcagggcACCTTTGCACCCCTCATTTTCTTTTCCTCAGTTCTACGAAGGATCCAAATACCCTAAATAATGACTGAAATAGTTGAAAATCTCTCAATGAGTCAAATACAGCATGTTCAGAAAATCatgattgatgatttttatcaaGAAATTAGATCAATCATTggttttcaagttgattgggTAAACAGCAGGTACCAACTGCTAATTTAAAACCGATTCGGTGGTTCCCATCCAATTTTACCAcacataaataaatttttacccatttttttaaaaagtaaaatttgattaaattagtattattaaatatattttttttttacaaaaataaatgataagaTTTATTCTAATTGATCTTGAGGTTGCTTGCTGTAGGATATCATTTTCGTAAAATTCAATGCTCAGTTTTCGTTGAACGGAATCCATCTgttgaaaagtattttcaacgatttcacATCAGGTTTCTCTGTTCTTTCAGCGAATGCTTTTTCTAcaatattttcactttcataCAGGTTTGATGGTTGGGTACTGGTTTTCcatgctgaaaaataaaataagagttgaaaattgttcaagcaattgaaaaaaatctaaaaatatcgaattataaaaatgttgaagaagttgtagtttttgattaaattcaacggagatcttcattttgagttgaaagttacttagaaaattttttatctctgGGAGGTGTCTCTAAAAGGAATATTTGGGATCTCAACGAGGGAGGAATTGgggcattttctaaaaaaaatgtgatttttttcgctccttcCCCTACCTAACTTGATATGGGAAAAATTGCTGAATTTCAAGAGAAagaatttgagattctgcgtcaacctGTAAGTCAATGACGTCAAAACCCAAGACCATTTTTGAGTTCTTGctgatttttgaggaatttctTTTGGAAAAGTCTCAGAATTATGAATGTATGCAAACATTTTCTGCTGAGGTTGaaattcaaccccctccccctcctctcaaaaaaatcgtgtaacTATGGGCTcaattttggcatattttttatGCTCAACagaaggtcgtctgtctgccacAAGGTCATTTGTCTTCCTGTCTAGAcactcaaggtcattgacccctccgtctgacttctcaaggtcgcCTGTGTGTCTGTCAAgcctcttgaggtcactgaACTACCTGGCTAACATTTCAAGGTAGTCTGTCTGCTCTCTCAAGGTCAGTGGcgcgtctgtctggcttctcaaggtcgccTGTGTGTCTGTTAAGTCTCTTGAGGTCAGTGGTCACCTAGTTAGCATTTCAATGTAGTTAGAGTGCATGCGTGagctctcaaggtcgtctgtctggcttaTCAAAGTCGTGTACGTCTTCATGGATGACCTCTCAGGATCATTGGCCCGCCTGTTATCACCTTTCAAGGTCGCATGTGTGTCTGTAAAGCCTctcgaggtcactgacctacctgtccagTGTCTCAAGTTCGTCTGCGTGCCTGTCTGTCTGTCCTCTCAGAGTCAGAGGCACGTTTGTCTggattctcaaggtcgtctgtctccCACccggcctcttgaggtcattgactcgtgtGTCTCGCCTCTCAAGGACTTTGATCTTCCTGTCTAGCTTCTCAAAGTCACCTGCCTGTCTGGTAggcctctgaaggtcattgactcatcgATATGAATTCCATGGGTCGCCTGTCTGGCCTCAAAGGTCTCTGACCTATTAGCTGCCCCAGCTTCTCATGGTAGTCTGTTTGCCAGTCTGACCTCTCGAGGCTGTCTGTGTGCTTgtctaaaatttcaactcgaattgcaatcaattttttttttcaaaaaaaaaaaaatgttttttgattttgcatttttttaaaaattgagacaaAGATGTTTTGTTACTAATTTTAGGTCGCTGAGTCTGATTTCGGTGAGTTTTGTTGGAGAATGGagatggattaatttttttgaaaaagaaaatccgtccaattttgaacttattttctaGACATTGAGGTTATTTTAGAAGGATTCTGACCaataaattgatggaaaattttcaacaaatattttatagacttcaatttttttagtttctttaaTTTCGACATGGAAGCTGGAAAAGGGACATGAGTTTGCttagaaaatgttttaaataaattgaattttcatgttttttaatgggaagggggaggggaggagctttcaacataattttttttgactttgagaaaatgaaaaaaaaaatgagaaataattttcttaTGAAAtccaacaacaaaaacaacaacttcAGAGAGTGgaagttcaaaaaatcgaaactcgATTATCTCAATTCTGTACTCACTTTTCATCGACGGCCATATCAAAAGTGCCACAGCTGATTCGACTTTCCGCATAATTAAAGCGGCTTGACGATCAGTTATCGGAATATTGGAACCTGTACGAATGACTTTGTAATCTCTTGCCTCCACGttggattcatttttcaagaaatcaatcGAGATGAGAAAAGAATCGATGATGAAGTTGAGCTCTAGTGGTTTCTCCGTACCACATCCCTGGTCCAATATTAAACTACCTCGTATATTTTTCTCCGAGGTGAAATTAACTTCTAATGGTTTGCCTGTTTCGCATCCATAATCCAATACCAGACTACCTCGTACATTTTTCACTTCAAGCGTGTTTATTGTATCGCTTAAGGTTTTATTGATATCGAGCGAGTAGAAATTCCATAATCCTTTGATGATAACGTTGCGTAAATTGAACCAGTAGAAGGGTATGCTCGGGATGAAATAGTAGTGTTGTTGctgatttgttaaaaattgcgGATGAGTCGAATTTAGATCTTTTTCTGGCTGGCTGAGAAAGGTTTCGTCTAGAGCGTTTTTGTAATTTACGTTGACGTATTTGTAAAACATGCTTTGGACAGCTGTGGTGAATAATTTCTCCAGTTCGGCTTTTCTATCTATTGATATTTGTTCGCAGTACCATGTTTTATGCATCTGAAATCATGCAATGTGCTCAATTATTGTAGGTGTATGAATTTACGTATAGTACCTCAGTAGAGTTATTACTCGATTTATACTCACAAAATTAATGCTCGACCAGCTATACGTGTAATTCAAGGAAACATCATCAGGTTCGTTGAAGTTCTTCGACCGCCTGGTTGCGATTATCGTTAAATTCAGAAAGTATAATACTGGATGGAAACGTGAATAAACTGTGTCTTTGACAGCGCCAACCTCGCTGTGTATATGGTAAAGGATTTTTGGCGAGAATACAGCCTGAAATGAACACACTCGAGTGAATATTCGCTCATTTATTTGTTCAAAACAGAAATCatgggttgaaatttgaaaaatccagtcCAAATCTTATGTAGAATTTGTCATCCAAGTTTTTGtcacaaataataatatgattATTGCTCAGGCTGCCAAAAGCTTCTAAATTAATGTTAACTTGTCCTTACCACTTCCCTCGTATTGtctcgaaatttgaattcaacatGAGATCTTTCATAGTCGATGATTCTCTTAGCAGCACTGACATTAACTACCCTGTAGAATAACTTATTGTGGAAAGGTTCCTCTTCGTGAGCTACTTCATACTCAGATGATATACCATCGCAGTTTTCTGTCCGGTTGATGAATTTCTCAGCTTCAGCAGGTTCTGCATTGCAGAATAAGTTGGCAATACAGCTGCTCAGAGATTTGGTGATATCGTACGAGTAGTTTGATTGAGAACTGTCCGCTTGTACTGTacatattgctgaaaattgagtgagaatattaatttattattatggttttcagaaataggtacctactaagtatGACTTGGAATCTGAATGAGATTACCTGCGAATACGAACGTTATCGTCGAAATAACTTCTGCAAAGGAACCCATAATTTCAAAGAACGAAAACGAATTTACTGATTGGTTGCTCGATATCAATGAGCGCGGTTGTTTGAATGGAATTTAGAGTTTAGAGTGTCTGTAATTATGTAATCTCTattgtaggtcaatttggttaTCAAGTTGAGAATCTgatcataattttaattaagtaagtatatgaAGTATCCCATACGATTGTGCTTGCGAATTCATCATTATGACCattattcattatttcattAACGATTTCTTGTGAAATTACTTATTCTGCGAGAACAAATTCTTGGAGGGAGGAGAATCATTTCTTTTTGTGCTCGAAATTAATACCTCGATAAAATTGTTGGCCCAATGGAGGCATAGGAATGGCTTGAAAGTACTGACTTGTTGAGTAGACGgattaaaattatgtaattaaTTGTACAGATTAAATcgtttggttttgaaaaaaattcacgttgaaaattcgtcaaaatacTTGACAGTGttcttaaaaatttctaaaattatcaaaaaaattaaaaaaattatgcttgactaaattaggtacttaaaatgtatataaaagaagcgaaaaatgtgtacttcatttttcaaattaggaaaaattgatacatttttataaaattattttgtataaGTACTTAAT encodes:
- the LOC135837335 gene encoding uncharacterized protein LOC135837335 encodes the protein MGSFAEVISTITFVFAAICTVQADSSQSNYSYDITKSLSSCIANLFCNAEPAEAEKFINRTENCDGISSEYEVAHEEEPFHNKLFYRVVNVSAAKRIIDYERSHVEFKFRDNTREVAVFSPKILYHIHSEVGAVKDTVYSRFHPVLYFLNLTIIATRRSKNFNEPDDVSLNYTYSWSSINFMHKTWYCEQISIDRKAELEKLFTTAVQSMFYKYVNVNYKNALDETFLSQPEKDLNSTHPQFLTNQQQHYYFIPSIPFYWFNLRNVIIKGLWNFYSLDINKTLSDTINTLEVKNVRGSLVLDYGCETGKPLEVNFTSEKNIRGSLILDQGCGTEKPLELNFIIDSFLISIDFLKNESNVEARDYKVIRTGSNIPITDRQAALIMRKVESAVALLIWPSMKTWKTSTQPSNLYESENIVEKAFAERTEKPDVKSLKILFNRWIPFNEN